From the bacterium genome, the window GCCCACAATGGCCGGGAAGGGTTACAACTCTGCCTTCAGACTAGACCGGATGTGGCGCTCATTGATGTGATGATGCCGGACATGGACGGTATCGCGCTGGCTGAAGTGCTTCTGAAGGAAGTCCCCGGAATCAAGATTGTCATTCTGTCCGCCCGTTTGGATCCCTACTGCATCCATCGTATCCAGCGTTTGGGGATTCCCGGCTATGTTGATAAATCCAGCACCCCCGACGTGGTGACCGAGGCCATTCTGGCGGTGGCCCGCGGTGAGACGTTTCAGACCCCGGGCTATTCCGCCCGGTTGCAGCAACTCCGAAGTGATCCTGTCGCTTTTTTTAAAATCCTCTCCGGCCGGGAGGTAGATGTTTTGCGATTACTTACCAAGGGATACAATTTGGAGCAAATCGGCAAACAGATGGGAGTCACCTTCCACACGGCCCGCACACACCTGCGCAACATCCGGA encodes:
- a CDS encoding response regulator transcription factor, with amino-acid sequence MQGATPIRVAIVEDEVLVASMLSAWVSRNEHFTFAGAAHNGREGLQLCLQTRPDVALIDVMMPDMDGIALAEVLLKEVPGIKIVILSARLDPYCIHRIQRLGIPGYVDKSSTPDVVTEAILAVARGETFQTPGYSARLQQLRSDPVAFFKILSGREVDVLRLLTKGYNLEQIGKQMGVTFHTARTHLRNIRKKLNVHNTLDLLSHAKKNGFF